In Pseudomonadota bacterium, the sequence GCGGCTCGCCTCCGTAGGTCTTGCGGATCAGGCCTCGCAAGATATCGAGCTCGCGCTCGTCCATGCCGCCCCAGCGGGTGACCTTCTCGATGCGCGCGCAAAGCTCCTCGCGCTGCTTTTCAGGATCGCTCGATCCAGCCATCCGTTCGTACTCGCGCCGAATCTCCGGTGGTGCGTCGCCGGGGTCCGGTAGGAGCGCCGCAATGACCGCCGCGCGACTCGCGGCGAGCGGACGGCGCGCCGGCCAGATGTGCAGCGTCGAGATGTGCCCCTTGCGACCAGCCGACTTCTCGTGCTTCGAGTCCTCGCTGACCTTCTTGAGCGGAAAGGCCTCCTCGATCAGGCGTCGCATCAATCATCTCCCCGGCTGGCGTCCTGGCCCAGATCCCGATCGTCCTGGACCTGCTCGATCCGCGCGCGCTCCTCATGCAGCCACAGCCGGAGCTGCTCCTCGCTCGGGAGCTCGAGCTGATAGCGCGTCACGAAGAGGTCTTCGTCTCCGGCGGTCGCGAACCGGACGACATCGGCATCCCGCTCCGCGCACAGCAGGATACCAACTGGCGGGTTCTCATCCGGGTGGGCAACCTGCTCCGCGAGGTAGTTCACGTAGAACCGGAGCTGGCCCGCGTGGTCGGGCCGGAACTCGCCTAGCTTGAGGTCGATGGCGACCAGACAGCGAAGGCGGCGGTGGAAGAACGGCAGATCGATATAGTGGTGGCGGTTGCCGGCCGTGATCCGGAATTGCCGGTCCACGAAGCAGAAGTCGCGGCCGAGCTCGAGCAGAAATTGCTGGAGGTGGTCGATGAGCGCCTGCTCCAGGTCTCGCTCCGTCATCACGGTGCGTCGTTCGATGCCGAGGAACTCGAAGACGTAGGGGTCCTTGAGCTGGGCTGCCGGCGACTCGGCGAGGGTGCCTTCCCGCGCGAGCGCGAGCACCTCGGCGCGCTCCTCGCTCAGGCCTATGCGCTCGTAGAGCATGCTGTCGCGCTGCCGTTGCAACTCGCGGTAGGACCAGCGTTCCTTCAGGCAATGAAGCTCGTAGAAGGCACGCCGTAGCAGATCATCGATCCGCGCCAGCTCCACGAGATGAGTGAAGGTCAGCTCGGTGAATAGCCGCGCCAGCCACTCCGCGTCGCGCCACGAGAGCTTCTCGTGCTCGACGACGCGACGGGCGAGGCTCGGGAACGGAAACGGCGGAGATTCGGCAGGCGCCTGCCCAATCTCGGTTGCGCTTCCTCTTTCGGCAGAACTCGGCCGCACGATCCCGATCCTTGTAGTCCATCCCGCCATAGATGGTGGCGAGCTTGCCGGTCAAGCCCAGCGCTTCCAGGCGGCCAACGAGGAAGTTGAGCGTGTCGCGGTGCTCGGTGAAGATCAGGACCTTCGTCTCGGCGTAGGCCTTGAGTGCGTCCCACAACCGCTCGAACTTGCTTCCTCGTTTGGCATCGTAGACCCGGCGCGCAAGCTCCGCGAGCCGCTTGACCTCGGCGATTTCGGCGCGAAGCTCCTCGGGCGACACCGCATCCGTCGCGGCGACGACCTCGTCGTCGTTGCGCTCCGACTCTTCGAGTCCGTCCTCGGCCTCTTCTTCGTCCCCCGTCTTCGTGTCCCGCACGTCCTCGAGAGGCAGTCGCTGCTGGCGGGCCTCCAGGTCGGCGGTCGACATGAGTCCCTGATCCAGCAGGCGCAGCTCCTCGGAGAGCTTGGCCTCTCGCCGCTCCAACGAGCGGAGCAGCGCCCAAATACTGGAGGCCAGGCGCCGTTGAAGGACGCTCATCGCGAGTCCGGCCGCGCCGCGATTGCGCAGCTTGGCGCGGTTCCAGTGCAGCTCGCAGTACTCCGTAGTGCCAGCGTAGAGTTCGCGTTCGTCGGGGCTCAGAGGGTATTCGACCGTGACACTCTTGCGCGGCGGGTAGATGGGCTCCCCATCAAAACGAACCATCTCCTCCTTCATCCGGCGCAACGCATACTGGGCGCGACGATCGCGCGAGAGCCGGTTGAACGCCTCCGGCGTGGACAAGAGCTCCGGCTCCAGCAGGCGCCAGAGGAAGTAGTACGGGTCGTCTTTTCCCATGTGCGGTGTGGCGGTCAGGAGCAGCAGATGCCTGCCTAGAGCGGCGACCTCCTCCGCCATCTCGTAGCGCTTCGAGGCACGGACCGTGAGGTCGGCGTCCCGCCAGGCCGAGAGCTTGTGCGCCTCGTCGAAGACAACGAGATCGTAGGGTCGCGCCTCGCGCATGTAGCTACGCATGCGAGGTCGCGCGAGCGTATCGACGCTCACGATGGCGAGATCCTCCCGCGCGAGCTGGAACATGAAGTCCTCGGGGAAGCGAAAGAGGTTGCGCTTGACCGCCTGGACGAGCACCTTAGTGGCAGCGCCGTAGAATAGCGCCAGATAGACGTCGAGCATCACCTTGTGTCCACGGATCAGCAGGATGGCCTGCCGGATCCGGTCGATGGAGACGAGCCCGGACCGCGCCGTCGTCGCCTTCGGCCTCGCGGTCACCGTGGCCCATCCACACTCACGTCGAGGGGATTGGCGAAGCTGCTGCTGGCCACTGCCGAGAGAACTTCGCTACGCGGTGCCTGCATCCGTGCCCCTTTGTTAGAAGAC encodes:
- a CDS encoding DUF1156 domain-containing protein, producing MRRLIEEAFPLKKVSEDSKHEKSAGRKGHISTLHIWPARRPLAASRAAVIAALLPDPGDAPPEIRREYERMAGSSDPEKQREELCARIEKVTRWGGMDERELDILRGLIRKTYGGEP
- a CDS encoding PDDEXK nuclease domain-containing protein encodes the protein MELARIDDLLRRAFYELHCLKERWSYRELQRQRDSMLYERIGLSEERAEVLALAREGTLAESPAAQLKDPYVFEFLGIERRTVMTERDLEQALIDHLQQFLLELGRDFCFVDRQFRITAGNRHHYIDLPFFHRRLRCLVAIDLKLGEFRPDHAGQLRFYVNYLAEQVAHPDENPPVGILLCAERDADVVRFATAGDEDLFVTRYQLELPSEEQLRLWLHEERARIEQVQDDRDLGQDASRGDD
- a CDS encoding ORF6N domain-containing protein: MTARPKATTARSGLVSIDRIRQAILLIRGHKVMLDVYLALFYGAATKVLVQAVKRNLFRFPEDFMFQLAREDLAIVSVDTLARPRMRSYMREARPYDLVVFDEAHKLSAWRDADLTVRASKRYEMAEEVAALGRHLLLLTATPHMGKDDPYYFLWRLLEPELLSTPEAFNRLSRDRRAQYALRRMKEEMVRFDGEPIYPPRKSVTVEYPLSPDERELYAGTTEYCELHWNRAKLRNRGAAGLAMSVLQRRLASSIWALLRSLERREAKLSEELRLLDQGLMSTADLEARQQRLPLEDVRDTKTGDEEEAEDGLEESERNDDEVVAATDAVSPEELRAEIAEVKRLAELARRVYDAKRGSKFERLWDALKAYAETKVLIFTEHRDTLNFLVGRLEALGLTGKLATIYGGMDYKDRDRAAEFCRKRKRNRDWAGACRISAVSVPEPRPSRRRAREALVARRGVAGAAIHRADLHSSRGAGADR